The Deltaproteobacteria bacterium region GGCTCGGGCCGCTGCTGCACTGGCTGCGCGAAGGGGCGGCGGCGGGCTTCGATCCACACCCGCTCTTCGCGGCGGGCTGGTACCGGGAGCAGCACCCGGAGGTGGAGGCGTCGGGGCTCGATCCGCTGACACACTATGTGGAGGCCGGCGCTGCGGCGGGGCTGTCGCCGCATCCCTTGTTCGACGCGACGTGGTACCTGCGGGAGAACCCCGGGGCGGCGGCAACGGGACGGACTCCCCTCGAGCACTACGTAGAGGAGGGAGAGGCGCGCGGGCGGCGCCCCAATCCCCTCTTCGACCCCGTCTTCTATCGCGAGCAGAACCCCGATCTGCGTCAGCATCCCCTGCCATTGCTCGCCCACTACGCGAGTACCGGCTGGAAGGAGTCGCGGCGCCCGCATCCGCTCTTCGACCCCGGCTGGTATGCCTCCCAGCCGTCGCTCGCCGGACGTCGGGTCGAGCCGCTCGCGCACTGGCTGCACGAGGGCCGTGCTGCCGGTCTGGACCCCCACCCGCTGTTCGACTCGAGCTGGTACCAGGAGCAGCACCCCGAGGTCGCAGCCGCGGGCCTCGATCCGCTGGCGCACTGGGAGGACGCGGGTGCACGGGCCGGCTTCGATCCGCACCCACTCTTCGACTCCGCCTGGTACCGCGCCCACCATGCCAGCGCGTTCGATCCCAGCGCCGATCCGCTCCGCCACTACTGCGAGGAGGGCTCGGTCCACGGCTGGCTGCCGAACCCGTTCCTGGATCCCGCCTGGTACCTGGCCCGCTACGGGATCCGGCTCAAGCCGCGCGAGACGCCGTTGGCTCATCTCGCGCACGAGGGCGCTCCGCGTGGCCGCCGCCCGAGTGCGCTCTTCGACTTCTGCGTGCGCTTCTTCCGCGACGCCGATCCGGCGCGCGAAGCGGAGGGGCCCTTCGCCGGCTGGTTCCAGCCCGAGTACCGGCGCCTGTCGGTGCCCGGGGCGGCGCTGCCGATCGCGTTGCCGGCCGCCGCGTCGCCTCGGGTGTCGATCGTGATCCCGGCCTTCGGACCGATCGCGTGGACGTTCGCCTGCCTGCGAGCGATCGGGCACGCGGAGACCCGTGCCCGCTACGAGGTGGTGGTGGTCGACGACGAGCCCGGCCGGGGCCTGGCGGAGGCGCTGGCGGGCGTCGCCAACGTCCGCGTCGTGCGCAACGAGCGCAACGAGGGCTTCGTCGCCTCCTGCAACCGGGGCGCGCGCGAGGCGCGGGGCGAGGAGCTCGTGTTCCTGAACAACGATGCGCTCGTCACGGACGGATGGCTCGACCAGCTGCTCGCAACCCGCGAGGCGTTTCCGGAGGCGGGGCTGGTCGGTGCCAAGCTCGTGTTCCCGAACGGCCGGCTCCAAGAGGCGGGCGGCATCGTGCGCAGCGACGGCAGCGCCGCCAACTACGGGCTCGCCGGAGACCCCACGGCGCCGGCCTGCGACACCGCCCGGCCCGTCGACTACGTCTCGGGGGCCGCGCTGCTGATCGGGCGCCCCCTCTTCGAGGAGCTGGGCGGCTTCGACGAGGCGTACCGGCCGGCCTTCTACGAGGACACGGACCTGTCGTTCCGGGTGCGCGCCCGGGGCCTCGCGACGATCTACCAGCCGGGAGCGGCGGTCGTGCACTTCGGGGGCGCCAGCTACGGCCACGATCCGGTGGCCGGCCTCAAGCGCCACCAGGTGGAGCACCGCGAGACCTTCCGCGCGCGCTGGACCGCAGCGCTGGCGGACCAGCCCGGCCCGGACGTGGAGGACGACGACGCGGCGCTCGGCCGCTTCCGCCGCCACGCGCTGGTGCTCGACGCGACGATGATCACGCCCGATCAGGACTCCGGCTCGCTGCGCATGTTC contains the following coding sequences:
- a CDS encoding glycosyltransferase; protein product: LGPLLHWLREGAAAGFDPHPLFAAGWYREQHPEVEASGLDPLTHYVEAGAAAGLSPHPLFDATWYLRENPGAAATGRTPLEHYVEEGEARGRRPNPLFDPVFYREQNPDLRQHPLPLLAHYASTGWKESRRPHPLFDPGWYASQPSLAGRRVEPLAHWLHEGRAAGLDPHPLFDSSWYQEQHPEVAAAGLDPLAHWEDAGARAGFDPHPLFDSAWYRAHHASAFDPSADPLRHYCEEGSVHGWLPNPFLDPAWYLARYGIRLKPRETPLAHLAHEGAPRGRRPSALFDFCVRFFRDADPAREAEGPFAGWFQPEYRRLSVPGAALPIALPAAASPRVSIVIPAFGPIAWTFACLRAIGHAETRARYEVVVVDDEPGRGLAEALAGVANVRVVRNERNEGFVASCNRGAREARGEELVFLNNDALVTDGWLDQLLATREAFPEAGLVGAKLVFPNGRLQEAGGIVRSDGSAANYGLAGDPTAPACDTARPVDYVSGAALLIGRPLFEELGGFDEAYRPAFYEDTDLSFRVRARGLATIYQPGAAVVHFGGASYGHDPVAGLKRHQVEHRETFRARWTAALADQPGPDVEDDDAALGRFRRHALVLDATMITPDQDSGSLRMFHLLGLLRRAGYHVTFVPADMSRPERYVRMLRDRGIEAWSPPHLRSIEDLLEAIGWRIDLAVLSRPDVAERWLDPVRLLCPRAVVLYDTVDLHFLRRAREMAVRGSTAMPDSQRDAELRAARRADAALVVSEVDRELLLAEDPALRVHVLSNIHELHPTATPFREREGILFIGGFRHAPNVDAVCWFVREVLPLVHRELPGLRLHVVGSAVPDEVRALADSRVAVEGYVADVRPFFERCRLSVAPLRYGAGVKGKINQSMSHGVPCVGTTVAVEGMELVPEEDVLVADRPEPFAAAVVRLYTDEALWRRLSANSLRNVERVFSVQVAERKLGAILGELGLG